The following are encoded in a window of Novosphingobium sp. THN1 genomic DNA:
- a CDS encoding phosphoenolpyruvate carboxylase has protein sequence MKTVAKLKARLQKLHERTAETPLFNPVFQLSHDLSRSLEGGEISLSDMDALVAELECEALKSRAARLKRLVAPTSATENLAQIEALNPEEAGFSEFRQRWEKPLLHAVFTAHPTFLLSPAQSDAVATAALSDDPQASTVCTVPHEGPKITLEFEHVEVCNAIQRAAKARDAINATLLGHARQRWPGRWLDFRPLPFRFATWVGYDMDGRTDIGWTTSIAFRLREKALRLGSYAASLRAIDDSHPLLATLDAAHAHSSEMAELFSSPLDSPEALAAAANRLSADDDAKLLSLAPLIESLESEAKKADEAKAIPLATLAAAMRADGLGIGWIHFRVNSSQLLNALRRRIDPEGTLDLGSKSALSRLRELLADVKPLRVNFGALAIETSTAMRQFLVMAKMLQHIDADAPIRMLIAECEQPQTVLAALYFAKLFGIEGKVDVSPLFETETALEHGGRFLEALLSEESYRSYARKRGRVSIQTGFSDAGRFMGQIPAALAIERLQGRLAEAMKANGLTDVAALIFNTHGESMGRGAHPSGFADRLTWPLSGWARRRFARAGVTIEPEASFQGGDGYLFFRNDELALATLTRIAEHEARDQDLAAKDPFYDRTDLSLDFYRSIRRVQREHLESATYSRALTAFGLGLLKGTGSRVSRRQSDIGADRTMSLRQIRAIPHNAILQQIGYPVNVIAGAGTAAGEEMESVAELLGRSERGNQLVRLLRAANGLASIKTVAAHGELFNSAYWASRPYRGTETALENACLALADYLTKDDRAGVFRRLVSRLRVDWMKLHRLLSLVPGQKAGRDPAQDDDRRNIGLLQSVRLALLMHMFIRAVQVPPFARSNDVSREDVLEMVLSLRVDDALAQLRRAYPVIEPEITDFPVNEPTDYPDHRGEDYGAIRARFIDPIDRAHALNIRVAVAIANYFGAHG, from the coding sequence ATGAAGACGGTCGCCAAGCTCAAGGCCAGGTTGCAGAAACTCCATGAGCGGACGGCCGAAACGCCGCTGTTCAACCCGGTCTTCCAGCTCAGCCACGATCTCTCGCGTTCGCTTGAAGGTGGCGAGATTTCCTTGTCCGATATGGACGCGCTGGTTGCCGAGCTGGAGTGCGAGGCGCTGAAGAGCCGTGCAGCGCGCCTCAAGCGCCTTGTCGCGCCGACCTCCGCTACCGAAAACCTCGCGCAGATCGAAGCGCTGAATCCGGAAGAGGCGGGCTTCTCCGAGTTCCGCCAGCGTTGGGAAAAGCCGCTGCTCCACGCGGTATTCACCGCGCACCCAACATTTCTGCTCAGCCCCGCGCAGTCCGACGCTGTTGCCACAGCCGCCCTGTCTGATGATCCGCAGGCGTCAACCGTCTGCACCGTCCCGCACGAAGGCCCGAAGATCACGCTCGAGTTCGAGCATGTCGAAGTCTGCAACGCCATCCAGCGCGCCGCGAAGGCTCGTGACGCGATCAACGCCACGCTGCTCGGCCATGCCCGCCAGCGCTGGCCGGGCCGTTGGCTCGATTTCAGGCCGCTGCCGTTCCGCTTCGCGACCTGGGTTGGTTACGACATGGACGGCCGCACCGATATCGGCTGGACCACGTCCATCGCCTTCCGTTTGCGTGAGAAAGCGCTGCGCCTTGGCAGCTATGCGGCGTCGCTGCGCGCGATTGACGATTCCCACCCGCTGCTCGCCACGCTCGATGCCGCTCACGCTCATTCATCCGAGATGGCCGAGCTGTTCTCCTCGCCGCTCGACAGCCCCGAAGCGCTTGCCGCCGCCGCCAACCGCCTGAGCGCGGACGATGATGCCAAGCTGCTCAGCCTTGCTCCGCTGATCGAGTCGCTGGAAAGCGAAGCGAAGAAGGCCGACGAGGCCAAGGCCATCCCGCTTGCCACGCTCGCCGCGGCGATGCGCGCCGATGGCCTCGGCATCGGCTGGATCCACTTCCGCGTGAACTCGTCGCAGCTGCTCAATGCGCTGCGCCGCCGGATCGACCCGGAAGGCACGCTCGATCTCGGCAGCAAGAGCGCGCTGTCGCGCCTGCGCGAACTCCTGGCCGACGTGAAGCCGCTGCGCGTCAACTTCGGCGCGCTCGCGATCGAGACCAGCACCGCGATGCGCCAGTTCCTGGTCATGGCAAAGATGCTTCAGCACATCGACGCCGATGCGCCGATCCGCATGTTGATCGCCGAATGCGAACAACCGCAGACGGTGCTGGCCGCGCTCTATTTCGCCAAGCTGTTCGGCATCGAAGGCAAGGTCGACGTCTCCCCCCTGTTCGAGACCGAGACCGCGCTGGAACACGGTGGCCGCTTCCTCGAAGCTTTGCTGTCCGAGGAATCCTACCGCAGCTACGCCCGGAAGCGCGGTCGCGTTTCGATCCAGACCGGCTTTTCCGACGCTGGCCGCTTCATGGGGCAAATCCCCGCAGCGCTCGCCATCGAACGCCTGCAGGGCCGCCTTGCCGAAGCGATGAAGGCCAACGGCCTGACCGACGTCGCCGCGCTGATCTTCAATACCCATGGCGAATCCATGGGCCGCGGCGCACATCCCTCGGGATTTGCCGACCGCCTGACCTGGCCGCTTTCGGGCTGGGCGCGCCGCCGTTTTGCCCGCGCTGGCGTGACGATCGAGCCGGAAGCGAGCTTTCAGGGTGGCGACGGCTACCTGTTCTTCCGCAACGATGAACTCGCCCTCGCCACGCTCACCCGCATTGCCGAGCACGAGGCGCGCGATCAGGATCTTGCGGCCAAGGACCCGTTCTACGACCGCACCGATCTCAGCCTCGATTTCTACCGCTCGATCCGCCGCGTTCAGCGCGAACATCTTGAAAGCGCGACCTATTCGCGGGCGTTGACGGCTTTCGGTCTGGGCCTCCTCAAAGGCACCGGCAGCCGTGTCTCGCGCCGCCAGTCGGACATTGGCGCCGACCGCACGATGAGCCTGCGTCAGATCCGCGCGATCCCGCACAACGCGATCCTCCAGCAGATCGGCTATCCGGTGAACGTCATCGCCGGAGCAGGGACCGCTGCCGGCGAGGAGATGGAGTCCGTCGCCGAACTGCTCGGTCGTTCGGAACGCGGCAACCAGCTCGTCCGCCTGCTGCGCGCCGCCAACGGTCTCGCCTCGATCAAGACGGTTGCCGCCCATGGCGAACTGTTCAATTCCGCATACTGGGCCAGCCGCCCCTATCGCGGCACGGAAACCGCGCTTGAGAATGCCTGTCTCGCGCTGGCCGATTATCTGACCAAGGATGACAGGGCAGGGGTCTTCCGCCGTCTCGTCTCGCGCCTGCGGGTAGACTGGATGAAGCTTCATCGCCTGCTGTCGCTCGTCCCCGGGCAGAAGGCCGGGCGCGATCCTGCGCAGGACGATGACCGGCGCAATATCGGGCTGCTGCAATCGGTGCGCCTCGCGCTGCTGATGCACATGTTCATCCGCGCCGTGCAAGTCCCGCCCTTCGCCCGTTCGAACGACGTCAGCCGCGAAGACGTGCTGGAAATGGTCCTGTCCCTTCGGGTCGATGATGCGCTCGCCCAGCTGCGCCGTGCCTATCCGGTGATCGAGCCCGAGATCACCGATTTCCCGGTGAATGAGCCGACCGACTATCCGGATCACCGCGGCGAGGACTACGGCGCCATCCGCGCCCGCTTCATCGACCCGATCGACCGCGCCCACGCCCTCAACATCCGCGTCGCCGTCGCCATCGCCAACTACTTCGGCGCACACGGGTAA
- the ccoG gene encoding cytochrome c oxidase accessory protein CcoG: MTAHDPKLRADHSNEIGLYEKRKGVFPKAINGPFRRFKWLVMIVCLGIYWGTPWIRWDRGPYAPDQAVLIDLAHRRFFMFDIEIWPHEFYFVAGLLIMAGIGLFLVTSAVGRAWCGYACPQTVWTDLFQHVDRFVDGDRNAQLRLQKAPWTAAKIGKRALKWTIYLAISFATGGAWIFYFADAPTLQYEFWTGTAAPVAYATTFVLTMTTFIFGGFMREQVCIYMCPWPRIQTAMLDEKSLIVTYKDWRGEPRGSVKSAVKAATPLGDCIDCMQCVAVCPTGIDIREGPQIGCITCALCIDACDKAMADVGRPRGLIDYCTLVDAEKEKRGEEPTPVLKTMFRPRTLIYLGVWSAIGAAMLFMLGQRARLDISVAKDRNPEFVTLSDGTIRNAYTIKLRNMEERPRTFRVALEGLEGAAMFTDEMDAAAAKRDLTFRVPADTTQRLRIYVVDQRRVEHGEHHREHHEGHHERGHGEFAFVLTAPDDEGGMDRSETSFTTPEGHGE; this comes from the coding sequence ATGACTGCGCACGATCCCAAACTCCGCGCGGACCACTCGAATGAAATCGGCCTCTACGAAAAGCGCAAAGGCGTTTTCCCGAAGGCCATCAACGGACCATTCCGCCGTTTCAAGTGGCTGGTCATGATCGTGTGCCTGGGCATCTACTGGGGCACCCCGTGGATCCGCTGGGACCGCGGCCCCTACGCGCCCGACCAGGCGGTGCTGATTGATTTGGCACACCGCCGGTTCTTCATGTTCGACATCGAAATCTGGCCGCACGAATTCTATTTCGTGGCGGGCCTGTTGATCATGGCCGGCATCGGCCTGTTCCTCGTCACCTCGGCGGTGGGCCGTGCCTGGTGCGGCTATGCCTGCCCGCAGACGGTGTGGACCGACCTGTTCCAGCACGTCGATCGCTTCGTTGACGGTGACCGCAACGCGCAACTGCGCCTGCAGAAGGCTCCGTGGACCGCGGCGAAGATCGGCAAGCGCGCGCTCAAGTGGACGATCTATCTCGCGATCAGCTTTGCCACCGGCGGCGCGTGGATCTTCTACTTCGCCGACGCGCCGACGCTACAGTACGAGTTCTGGACCGGCACTGCCGCGCCCGTCGCCTATGCCACCACCTTCGTCCTGACGATGACCACGTTCATCTTCGGCGGGTTCATGCGCGAGCAGGTGTGCATCTATATGTGCCCCTGGCCGCGCATCCAGACCGCGATGCTCGACGAGAAGAGCCTGATCGTCACTTACAAGGACTGGCGCGGCGAACCGCGCGGTTCGGTCAAGAGCGCGGTCAAGGCGGCAACTCCGCTGGGCGATTGCATCGACTGCATGCAGTGCGTCGCGGTCTGCCCCACCGGCATCGACATTCGCGAAGGGCCGCAGATCGGCTGCATCACCTGCGCGCTGTGCATCGACGCCTGCGACAAGGCCATGGCCGACGTCGGCCGCCCGCGCGGCCTGATCGACTACTGCACACTGGTCGATGCCGAGAAGGAGAAGCGGGGAGAGGAACCGACGCCGGTCCTCAAGACCATGTTCCGTCCGCGAACGCTGATCTACCTCGGCGTGTGGTCGGCGATCGGCGCGGCCATGCTGTTCATGCTCGGCCAGCGCGCGCGGCTCGACATCTCCGTCGCCAAGGATCGCAACCCGGAGTTCGTGACGCTGTCTGACGGGACGATCCGCAACGCCTACACGATCAAGCTGCGCAACATGGAAGAGCGCCCGCGCACCTTCCGCGTCGCTCTGGAAGGCCTCGAAGGCGCGGCCATGTTCACCGACGAGATGGACGCTGCCGCCGCCAAGCGCGATCTAACGTTCCGCGTCCCCGCCGACACCACGCAACGCCTGCGCATCTACGTCGTCGACCAGCGTCGTGTTGAACACGGCGAGCACCATCGGGAACACCACGAAGGTCACCACGAACGGGGCCACGGCGAATTCGCCTTCGTACTGACCGCGCCCGACGATGAAGGCGGCATGGACCGCAGCGAAACCAGCTTCACAACTCCGGAAGGACACGGCGAATGA
- the ccoP gene encoding cytochrome-c oxidase, cbb3-type subunit III — protein MSKQRIDDATGVETVGHEWDGIEELNNPLPRWWLWSFYACIAFSIAYCVVYPAWPMIDKATAGTFGWTSRGQLDQEMKAEAARKAGLMAELDKASIEQIAADPRLRRAAIDGGRAAFKVNCIQCHGNGAAGSAGYPNLNDDDWLWGGDVATIHQTLVHGVRQPGDDATRMSQMPAFGRDGILTPAQVQDVVSHVRVISGQERPSGSSQRGAEIFAANCVACHGTNGEGGRAFGAPKLDDAIWLYGGDRKALTQTVTNARYGVMPSWGARLDPVTVKMLATYVHSLGGGEEAPAPAADPAAPDTAAAPAAAK, from the coding sequence ATGTCTAAGCAGCGCATCGACGACGCAACCGGCGTCGAAACCGTCGGCCACGAATGGGACGGCATCGAGGAACTGAACAATCCGCTGCCGCGCTGGTGGCTGTGGAGCTTCTACGCCTGCATCGCCTTTTCCATCGCCTACTGCGTGGTCTATCCGGCCTGGCCGATGATCGACAAGGCGACGGCAGGAACCTTCGGCTGGACCAGCCGCGGCCAGCTCGACCAGGAGATGAAGGCAGAAGCCGCCCGGAAGGCGGGCCTCATGGCAGAGCTCGACAAGGCCTCGATCGAACAGATCGCTGCCGATCCGCGCCTGCGCCGCGCCGCGATCGACGGCGGCCGCGCCGCGTTCAAGGTCAACTGCATCCAGTGCCATGGCAATGGCGCGGCTGGCAGTGCGGGTTATCCCAACCTCAACGACGACGACTGGCTGTGGGGCGGCGACGTCGCCACGATCCACCAGACGCTTGTGCATGGCGTGCGCCAGCCCGGCGACGACGCCACGCGCATGAGCCAGATGCCAGCCTTCGGGCGCGATGGCATACTGACTCCGGCGCAGGTGCAGGACGTGGTCAGCCATGTCCGCGTGATCAGCGGACAGGAAAGGCCGAGCGGCTCTTCGCAGCGCGGTGCCGAAATCTTCGCCGCCAACTGCGTCGCTTGCCACGGGACCAACGGGGAAGGCGGACGGGCCTTCGGCGCGCCGAAGCTTGACGATGCGATCTGGCTCTACGGTGGTGACCGCAAGGCGCTGACCCAGACGGTGACCAACGCCCGTTACGGGGTGATGCCATCGTGGGGTGCGCGTCTCGATCCGGTGACGGTGAAGATGCTGGCCACTTACGTCCACTCGCTGGGTGGCGGCGAGGAAGCTCCGGCTCCTGCCGCTGATCCTGCCGCTCCCGACACTGCCGCAGCCCCCGCTGCTGCCAAATAA
- a CDS encoding cbb3-type cytochrome c oxidase subunit 3 translates to MSTHSTYDLLRHLADSWGLVVMTAIFLGLSAWPFRPGAKPLNREAANSIFKDETDV, encoded by the coding sequence ATGAGCACCCACTCCACCTACGACCTGCTGCGGCACCTCGCCGACAGCTGGGGGCTTGTGGTCATGACGGCGATTTTCCTGGGGCTGAGCGCATGGCCGTTCCGTCCCGGCGCCAAGCCGCTGAACCGCGAAGCCGCGAACTCGATCTTCAAGGACGAAACCGATGTCTAA
- a CDS encoding heavy metal translocating P-type ATPase, with amino-acid sequence MTAPSRLRAVPDDAIHTVLAVPGMHCAGCMGKVERALASLDGVASARTNLTARTVDVVHARQVEMPTLVATLAATGFEAQPREIEAEPVSAVKPLLAPLGVAAFACMNVMLMSVSVWSGADGTTRSLFHWVSAMIGVPAIVYAGRPFFTSAWKVLRHGRTNMDVPISIGVTIATGLSFYETLTGGVEAWFDGVLMLLMFLLAGRVLDAMMRDRARSGVDALLRQVATGTMVVEADGATRWLDTKSLQPGMLMRVAAGERLAADGEVLRGTTRFDQSLLTGESAPVEAAPGTLVHAGTLNVDAPVDVRVTATGHDTALSEIARLMEAAGQSRSKFVRIADRASRLYAPAVHTLAALTFAGWMIAGAGVYQSLVIAIAVLIITCPCALGLAVPVAQVVAAGALMKKGILVKDGSALERMAEVNRILLDKTGTLTLGRPVPDEVALGALTDAQASVAMALASHSRHPLSLGLVQALGALGVRAAVLENVREEAGQGITARWNGLAVALGRPASSQGMATAFRIEGDAVRVIPFADRLRPDAPEALAQLQALGVDPSILSGDSVPAVAAVARATGLTAQAAASPADKQEALQRLQRVGWKVMMAGDGLNDGPALAAANASIAPGSASDVGRQAADMVFTGDSLLAIPRAVRVSRATMRVVRQNFALAIGYNVLAVPLAILGHVTPLIAAVAMSTSSLIVVANSLRLAGETK; translated from the coding sequence GTGACTGCGCCTTCCCGCCTTCGTGCCGTGCCTGACGATGCGATCCACACCGTCCTTGCGGTTCCGGGGATGCACTGCGCAGGCTGCATGGGCAAGGTCGAGCGCGCGCTAGCCTCGCTCGATGGGGTCGCCAGCGCCCGGACCAACCTCACTGCCCGAACGGTCGACGTGGTCCACGCTCGCCAGGTCGAAATGCCCACGCTGGTCGCCACGCTCGCCGCCACTGGCTTCGAGGCGCAACCGCGCGAGATCGAGGCCGAGCCTGTCTCGGCGGTCAAGCCGCTGCTTGCACCGCTCGGTGTCGCTGCCTTTGCCTGCATGAACGTCATGCTGATGTCGGTCAGCGTCTGGTCGGGCGCAGATGGCACCACGCGGTCGCTGTTCCACTGGGTCTCGGCGATGATCGGCGTGCCGGCCATCGTCTATGCCGGACGCCCGTTCTTCACCTCGGCGTGGAAAGTGCTGCGCCACGGCAGGACCAACATGGACGTGCCGATCTCCATCGGCGTGACCATCGCCACCGGCCTGTCGTTCTACGAAACGCTGACCGGCGGCGTCGAAGCATGGTTCGATGGCGTGCTGATGCTGCTGATGTTCCTGCTGGCAGGCCGCGTGCTCGATGCGATGATGCGCGACCGCGCCCGCTCGGGCGTCGATGCACTCCTGCGGCAGGTGGCTACCGGCACCATGGTCGTCGAGGCGGACGGCGCAACCCGCTGGCTCGATACGAAGTCGCTGCAGCCCGGCATGCTCATGCGCGTGGCAGCCGGCGAACGCCTCGCCGCCGATGGCGAAGTCCTGCGCGGCACCACCCGCTTCGACCAGTCGCTGCTGACCGGCGAAAGCGCCCCGGTCGAAGCGGCTCCGGGCACGCTGGTCCACGCCGGAACGCTCAACGTCGATGCCCCGGTCGACGTGCGCGTCACTGCCACCGGGCACGACACCGCCCTGTCCGAAATCGCCCGGCTGATGGAAGCGGCAGGCCAGTCGCGCTCGAAGTTCGTGCGCATCGCCGACCGCGCTTCGCGGCTCTACGCGCCCGCTGTCCACACCTTGGCTGCACTGACGTTCGCCGGATGGATGATCGCCGGGGCAGGGGTCTACCAGTCGCTGGTCATCGCCATCGCGGTGCTGATCATCACCTGCCCATGCGCACTCGGCCTCGCCGTGCCGGTGGCGCAAGTCGTCGCAGCAGGCGCGTTGATGAAGAAGGGCATTCTGGTCAAGGACGGTTCCGCGCTCGAACGCATGGCCGAAGTCAACCGCATCCTGCTCGACAAGACCGGCACGCTCACGCTCGGCCGTCCCGTGCCGGATGAGGTCGCGCTCGGTGCGCTGACGGATGCGCAGGCCTCGGTGGCCATGGCCCTTGCAAGCCACAGCCGCCATCCGCTGTCGCTCGGACTGGTCCAGGCGCTTGGCGCACTCGGCGTGCGGGCGGCAGTCCTGGAAAATGTGCGCGAGGAAGCAGGGCAGGGCATCACCGCACGCTGGAACGGTCTGGCGGTCGCGCTGGGCCGTCCTGCCTCGTCGCAAGGCATGGCAACGGCCTTCCGCATCGAAGGCGATGCCGTCCGCGTCATCCCCTTCGCCGACCGCCTGCGCCCCGATGCGCCCGAAGCGCTTGCGCAGTTGCAGGCTCTTGGCGTCGATCCTTCGATCCTGTCGGGCGACTCCGTCCCGGCGGTGGCCGCCGTTGCCCGCGCCACTGGCCTGACGGCGCAAGCCGCCGCCTCTCCGGCCGACAAGCAGGAGGCTCTCCAGCGCCTGCAACGTGTCGGCTGGAAGGTAATGATGGCAGGCGACGGCCTGAACGATGGTCCCGCGCTCGCCGCCGCCAACGCCTCGATCGCGCCCGGCTCGGCCAGCGATGTCGGACGGCAAGCGGCGGACATGGTCTTCACCGGAGACTCGCTCCTCGCCATCCCCCGCGCGGTCCGAGTCTCGCGGGCGACCATGCGCGTCGTCCGCCAAAACTTCGCGCTCGCCATCGGCTACAACGTGCTGGCCGTGCCGTTGGCCATCCTCGGCCACGTCACCCCGCTGATCGCGGCCGTCGCCATGTCGACCAGTTCGCTGATCGTCGTCGCCAACTCGCTGCGCCTTGCCGGAGAGACGAAATGA
- the hemN gene encoding oxygen-independent coproporphyrinogen III oxidase — protein MTGPEVFGQWTYWPELLERPVPRYTSYPTAAEFVEESFEDRQREALQALRGTVSLYLHIPYCKEICWYCGCNTGAANKTQRLAAYMEALHHEIDLVSRLLHPSVKVSRIAFGGGSPNAIKPTDFVRLVDKLTLSFRLEKPVLSIELDPRTLEPGWFMAIRGIGVIKASLGVQTLDARVQQAIGRVQPRDDIERAVAGLRKAGVDSINFDLMYGLPFQNDDILAETLDQSVAMGADRFALFGYAHVPHMIPRQQRIDASELPDQRARFRMAAEGYQRLVGAGYQAVGFDHFALPDDDLAVASRSGTLRRNFQGFTEDQSEVLIGLGASSISEFPELYVQTEKNAGRYRMLVGADQLPGRKGIVRTAEDRRRGGIINDILCRGRAEIDADLLAMNRSRLEPFVARGLARLEGNVLILLPGNEPYARSIASVFDAYRTGERQFSSAV, from the coding sequence ATGACCGGGCCTGAAGTCTTCGGCCAGTGGACCTATTGGCCCGAGCTGCTCGAACGCCCGGTCCCGCGCTACACCAGCTATCCCACCGCTGCCGAATTCGTCGAGGAGAGCTTCGAGGATCGTCAGCGCGAAGCGTTGCAGGCCCTGCGCGGTACGGTCTCGCTCTATCTCCACATCCCCTACTGCAAGGAAATCTGCTGGTACTGCGGCTGCAATACCGGCGCCGCCAACAAGACCCAGCGCCTCGCTGCGTACATGGAGGCGCTCCACCACGAGATCGATCTGGTCTCGCGCCTGCTGCACCCATCGGTAAAGGTCTCGCGCATTGCTTTCGGCGGCGGCAGCCCCAACGCCATCAAGCCCACCGATTTCGTCCGCCTCGTCGACAAGCTGACTCTCAGCTTCCGTCTCGAGAAGCCGGTCCTGTCGATCGAGCTCGATCCCCGCACGCTGGAGCCGGGCTGGTTCATGGCGATCCGCGGTATCGGCGTGATCAAGGCCAGCCTCGGCGTGCAGACTCTCGATGCTCGCGTCCAGCAGGCCATCGGCCGGGTTCAACCGCGGGACGATATCGAGCGCGCCGTCGCAGGCCTGCGCAAGGCGGGGGTCGATTCCATCAATTTTGACTTGATGTACGGCCTGCCGTTCCAGAACGACGACATTCTCGCCGAAACGCTGGACCAGTCGGTCGCCATGGGTGCCGATCGCTTTGCCCTGTTCGGCTATGCCCATGTGCCCCACATGATCCCCCGCCAGCAGCGGATCGATGCCAGCGAACTGCCGGACCAGCGCGCGCGCTTTCGCATGGCCGCCGAAGGGTATCAGCGTCTGGTCGGTGCCGGGTATCAGGCCGTCGGCTTTGATCATTTCGCTCTGCCGGACGACGATCTTGCCGTTGCCTCGCGCTCGGGCACGTTGCGGCGCAATTTCCAAGGCTTCACTGAAGACCAGTCCGAAGTCCTCATCGGCCTCGGCGCATCCTCGATCAGCGAATTCCCCGAGCTTTACGTGCAAACCGAGAAGAACGCCGGCCGTTACCGCATGCTGGTCGGCGCCGATCAGCTGCCGGGACGCAAGGGGATCGTGCGCACGGCGGAAGATCGCCGTCGCGGCGGGATCATCAACGATATCCTTTGCCGGGGCCGGGCCGAGATCGACGCTGATCTTCTGGCCATGAACCGCAGCCGCCTGGAGCCGTTCGTCGCGCGGGGCCTCGCCCGTCTCGAAGGCAACGTGCTCATCCTCTTGCCGGGCAATGAACCTTACGCCCGGTCAATCGCCTCGGTATTCGATGCCTATCGCACCGGTGAGCGCCAGTTCAGCTCGGCCGTGTGA
- the eda gene encoding bifunctional 4-hydroxy-2-oxoglutarate aldolase/2-dehydro-3-deoxy-phosphogluconate aldolase, with translation MKPIESIMRTAPVIPVLVIEDVDHALPVARALVKGGLRVLEVTLRTPAALDVIHAMKAVEGAIVGAGTVTNPDELKAAIDAGAEFIVSPGLTENLGKAAVASGIPFLPGIASAGDIMRGLDLGLNHFKFFPASTSGGLPALKALAAPFYQCKFCPTGGITAATAPEWLGFDPVLCVGGSWVVGKGTPDEAAIEAAAREASALGK, from the coding sequence ATGAAGCCGATCGAATCCATCATGCGCACCGCGCCGGTCATCCCGGTTCTGGTGATCGAGGACGTCGACCACGCGCTTCCCGTCGCCCGCGCGCTTGTGAAGGGCGGTCTGCGTGTGCTCGAGGTTACCTTGCGCACGCCTGCCGCGCTCGATGTCATCCACGCGATGAAAGCGGTTGAGGGTGCCATTGTCGGCGCCGGTACGGTGACCAATCCCGACGAGCTCAAGGCTGCCATCGATGCAGGTGCGGAGTTCATCGTCTCGCCCGGCCTCACCGAAAATCTCGGCAAGGCCGCCGTGGCTTCGGGCATCCCGTTCCTGCCGGGCATCGCCTCGGCGGGCGATATCATGCGCGGTCTCGACCTTGGCCTGAACCACTTCAAGTTCTTCCCCGCTTCCACTTCGGGCGGACTTCCCGCGCTCAAGGCTCTGGCTGCGCCGTTCTACCAGTGCAAGTTCTGCCCCACCGGCGGCATTACCGCCGCCACCGCGCCGGAATGGCTGGGTTTCGATCCGGTCCTGTGCGTCGGTGGCAGCTGGGTGGTCGGCAAGGGCACGCCCGATGAAGCAGCGATCGAAGCCGCAGCGCGCGAAGCCTCGGCTTTGGGGAAGTAA
- a CDS encoding FixH family protein → MTQHSRTARPFTGKHITLILVSFFGVVIAVNVLMARLASSTFGGVVVENSYVASQQFNGWLKEASAEQALGWKAGFARDGQGRAAITLRDSTGQAIAAARVTAVAEHPLGQRPETDLTLRETAPGTYAAPLEAGRWRLRVMVEAEGKVWRTVGEVL, encoded by the coding sequence ATGACCCAGCACAGCCGTACCGCTCGCCCGTTCACCGGCAAGCACATCACCCTGATCCTTGTGAGCTTTTTCGGCGTAGTCATCGCCGTCAACGTTCTCATGGCGCGTCTGGCGTCATCCACGTTCGGCGGCGTCGTGGTCGAGAATTCCTATGTCGCCAGCCAGCAGTTCAACGGCTGGCTCAAGGAAGCCAGTGCCGAGCAGGCGCTTGGCTGGAAGGCTGGCTTCGCTCGCGACGGGCAGGGCAGGGCGGCCATCACCCTGCGTGACAGCACCGGTCAAGCCATCGCTGCCGCCCGGGTCACCGCCGTGGCCGAACACCCGCTTGGCCAGCGTCCCGAGACGGACCTGACCCTACGCGAGACCGCACCGGGCACTTACGCCGCTCCGCTGGAAGCCGGCCGCTGGCGCCTGCGCGTGATGGTCGAGGCCGAGGGCAAGGTCTGGCGCACGGTGGGAGAAGTCCTGTGA
- the ccoS gene encoding cbb3-type cytochrome oxidase assembly protein CcoS yields MNGIAFMLPIALGMGLFGLAGFFWALKRGQFSDLDGAAARILIEEEDQP; encoded by the coding sequence ATGAACGGCATCGCTTTCATGCTCCCGATCGCGCTCGGCATGGGTCTGTTCGGGCTGGCCGGCTTCTTCTGGGCCCTGAAGCGTGGCCAGTTCAGCGATCTCGATGGCGCTGCGGCGCGCATCCTTATCGAGGAAGAGGATCAGCCATGA